In Microbacterium esteraromaticum, the following proteins share a genomic window:
- a CDS encoding uracil-xanthine permease family protein, with the protein MAESSPAETEQAAEGAVHPVDEFRPVGRLIPFAIQHILVMIATPISSVFLIGKSLNLSDEVTAAILTAVFVFSGLGSLLQSLGLWAIGVRLPFVMLPGGAATILFISTAQGTNLQTAVGAVILTGVFYILAVTVFVKVLKYFPPLVIGSMVVVIGINLIGVTGTLITGRPGQEDFGDPMNLLLALVTIVLTVLGYRFLPGILRQLSVAIGLIGGTIFAAFFGMTTFAEHVEGPAFSVPTLMPFGPPEFNLVAAIPMLVWSLASMAEATGQTVINSEIVGREVRPVRDVPRVIRADGVVTMIGGLFGTPAMVTSGENVGIVRASGVRSRYVTAFAGVFLIVIGFSPLARLLGGIPAPVVGGTAVVVFAIIAVLGIQMLARVDFHQNGNLITATLAIGIGMLPVLIPGMYAQLPGPVASLLGSGVAMSAAVGVALNLLFTHTGRRDRADDEKADSAGEAKPGVNTSIIKTVKRRPGDYRI; encoded by the coding sequence ATGGCAGAGAGTTCCCCGGCGGAGACCGAGCAGGCCGCAGAGGGTGCCGTGCACCCCGTCGACGAGTTCCGGCCGGTCGGCCGGCTCATCCCCTTCGCCATCCAGCACATCCTGGTCATGATCGCGACGCCGATCTCATCGGTCTTCCTGATCGGCAAATCGCTGAATCTGTCGGATGAGGTCACCGCGGCGATCCTCACCGCGGTCTTCGTCTTCAGCGGCCTCGGATCGCTGCTGCAGTCGCTGGGGCTCTGGGCTATCGGCGTGCGGCTTCCGTTCGTCATGCTTCCCGGCGGCGCCGCGACGATCCTGTTCATCTCCACCGCGCAGGGAACGAATCTGCAGACCGCGGTCGGAGCGGTCATCCTCACAGGCGTGTTCTATATCCTCGCCGTGACCGTGTTCGTCAAGGTGCTCAAGTACTTCCCGCCGCTCGTCATAGGCAGCATGGTCGTCGTCATCGGCATCAACCTGATCGGCGTCACCGGCACTCTCATCACCGGACGCCCCGGTCAGGAGGACTTCGGTGACCCGATGAACCTGTTGCTCGCGCTGGTCACCATCGTGCTGACCGTGCTCGGATACCGCTTCCTGCCTGGCATCCTTCGCCAGCTCTCGGTCGCCATCGGCCTGATCGGCGGCACGATCTTCGCCGCCTTCTTCGGCATGACCACGTTCGCCGAACACGTCGAGGGTCCGGCGTTCTCGGTGCCGACGCTGATGCCGTTCGGTCCACCGGAGTTCAACCTGGTCGCCGCCATCCCGATGCTGGTCTGGAGCCTCGCCTCGATGGCGGAGGCAACAGGGCAGACGGTCATCAACTCCGAGATCGTCGGACGAGAGGTGCGTCCGGTGCGCGACGTGCCGCGTGTCATCCGCGCCGACGGCGTGGTCACGATGATCGGCGGCCTCTTCGGCACCCCCGCCATGGTGACCAGCGGAGAGAACGTCGGCATCGTGCGCGCCAGCGGTGTGCGCAGCCGTTACGTCACGGCATTCGCCGGCGTGTTCCTCATCGTCATCGGCTTCAGCCCTCTGGCGCGCCTGCTCGGCGGCATCCCGGCTCCGGTCGTCGGCGGAACCGCTGTCGTGGTCTTCGCGATCATCGCCGTGCTCGGCATCCAGATGCTCGCACGAGTCGACTTCCACCAGAACGGCAACCTGATCACCGCCACCCTCGCGATCGGCATCGGGATGCTGCCGGTGCTGATCCCGGGGATGTACGCGCAGCTGCCCGGCCCCGTGGCGTCGCTTCTCGGCAGCGGTGTCGCCATGAGCGCTGCGGTCGGTGTCGCGCTGAACCTGCTGTTCACCCACACGGGCCGTCGCGACAGGGCGGATGACGAGAAGGCCGACTCCGCGGGGGAGGCCAAGCCCGGCGTCAACACCAGCATCATCAAGACGGTGAAGCGTCGCCCCGGCGACTACCGGATCTGA
- a CDS encoding substrate-binding domain-containing protein, translated as MPDIPPHPTASARITIADVAREAGVSRTTVSHSFSRLGHVNDETRSRVLETAKRLGYRPSVRAQRLRSGRSQAIAILSSMPSAVSAGVSRLGFFTELAVGCAETALVNGYTLVLTPPDQQNVLDRLDIDGAILLEPVESDQLASELTTRGIPFVTIGAALGPDNVDLHHDETARLLFEHFAERGARAPGILIGSSGRESQRIFHEHYLALAAREGFPPVVAIVDERKGESAGAAATERMLAEHPEIDAIGVPVDAFATGAVRAAQASGRVVGDDLLIATRYDGVRAQTSTPALTAFDLHLSQVSSAAVSLLLQRLGAVPHAEPAAPPLPTLRPRASTAG; from the coding sequence GTGCCCGACATCCCGCCCCACCCGACCGCGTCAGCGCGCATCACCATCGCTGATGTCGCTCGCGAAGCGGGCGTGTCGCGAACCACTGTCTCGCATTCGTTCAGCCGCCTCGGTCACGTCAACGACGAGACCCGTTCACGGGTGCTCGAAACCGCCAAGCGGCTCGGCTACCGCCCCAGTGTCCGTGCTCAGCGCCTGCGCTCCGGCAGGTCGCAGGCGATCGCCATCCTCTCGTCGATGCCGTCCGCCGTCTCGGCAGGCGTATCGCGCCTCGGGTTCTTCACCGAGCTCGCCGTCGGCTGCGCCGAGACCGCGCTCGTGAACGGGTACACGCTGGTGCTGACGCCGCCCGACCAGCAGAATGTGCTCGATCGTCTCGATATCGACGGAGCCATCCTGCTCGAGCCGGTCGAATCGGATCAGCTGGCGTCCGAGCTCACCACGCGGGGGATCCCGTTCGTCACGATCGGCGCCGCTCTCGGACCCGACAACGTCGACCTGCATCACGACGAGACGGCGCGACTGCTGTTCGAGCACTTCGCCGAGAGGGGCGCCCGCGCCCCCGGCATCCTGATCGGCTCCAGCGGACGGGAGTCCCAGCGCATCTTCCATGAGCACTACCTCGCCCTCGCCGCCCGAGAGGGCTTCCCCCCTGTCGTCGCGATCGTTGACGAGCGGAAGGGCGAGAGTGCGGGGGCAGCCGCAACAGAGCGGATGCTGGCGGAGCACCCCGAGATCGACGCCATCGGCGTTCCCGTCGACGCCTTCGCGACCGGAGCGGTGCGCGCCGCACAGGCGTCCGGCCGCGTCGTCGGCGACGACCTGCTGATCGCAACCCGCTACGACGGCGTGCGCGCACAGACGAGCACGCCGGCGCTGACCGCCTTCGATCTGCACCTGAGCCAGGTCTCGTCCGCCGCGGTCTCACTGCTGCTGCAGAGGCTCGGCGCGGTTCCCCACGCCGAGCCCGCAGCGCCTCCGCTGCCCACGCTGCGCCCGCGGGCCTCCACCGCGGGCTGA
- a CDS encoding sulfite exporter TauE/SafE family protein, whose amino-acid sequence MTLTAFIIIGLTVLVCAFVQGATGMGFAMIAAPVVTLLDPTLIPVAILLLMIPLNGYIGFRERTAIDWRGVRWVSLGRFAGTFLGLWILFIVNLQQLSLLIGWSTVLAAAVALVAPAFDPNRTGLVVVGLITGITETSTGVGGPPLALAFQHKAAPVLRSTVALCFLVGEVISVVVLAVSGRFTLGTLLATAALLPFLAVGSWASRFVHHRLDGPLLRYIVLGFAVVSGVVVIIQAW is encoded by the coding sequence ATGACGCTCACCGCATTCATCATCATCGGCCTCACCGTCCTGGTGTGCGCCTTCGTTCAGGGCGCGACCGGAATGGGATTCGCGATGATCGCGGCCCCGGTCGTGACGCTGCTCGACCCGACCCTGATCCCCGTCGCGATCCTGCTTCTCATGATCCCGCTCAACGGCTACATCGGCTTCCGGGAGCGCACCGCCATCGACTGGCGCGGCGTGAGATGGGTCAGCCTGGGCAGGTTCGCTGGCACCTTCCTCGGCCTGTGGATCCTCTTCATCGTGAACCTGCAGCAGCTGTCATTGCTGATCGGGTGGTCGACCGTGCTCGCCGCGGCCGTCGCGCTGGTGGCACCCGCGTTCGACCCGAACCGCACCGGTCTGGTCGTCGTCGGGCTGATCACCGGCATCACCGAGACCTCAACGGGTGTCGGCGGCCCGCCGCTGGCCCTCGCATTCCAGCACAAGGCGGCCCCCGTGCTGCGGTCGACGGTCGCCCTCTGCTTTCTCGTGGGCGAGGTCATCTCGGTCGTGGTGCTGGCGGTGAGCGGCAGGTTCACGCTCGGCACGCTGCTCGCAACCGCCGCTCTGCTGCCGTTCCTCGCCGTCGGCTCGTGGGCGAGCCGGTTCGTGCACCACCGCCTCGACGGCCCGCTGCTGCGCTACATCGTGCTCGGCTTCGCCGTGGTCTCGGGCGTCGTGGTCATCATCCAGGCGTGGTAG
- a CDS encoding amidohydrolase family protein: MPDLTSLHRHTTLVRPERILLPSGPVCDHAVLVENGIITDVGRVEKFAAWEGQTIDLPGRMLMPGFIDAHHHVTQTFGKSLVFGEPSEIFRRVWVPMERNMDAEAIDVATRLAAWESMRGGFTTVADAGTRATADLSVVATAVSDMGLRCVLGAICNDLQGETRIPLDQVETGAREHLARWDGDDLIHPSLAISIPEAATDEALVAVARLSREAGVPFQMHVNEHLAAIERSLVATGKRPMERLADIGALGPELLAAHATMLTPREIHLLLDAGGAISYNPVASAWKGNAVAPALLMHELGVRMGLGTDGTRSDAFRLLDAAESAQRLTHALATGDSSAGGGWTWLETGLQGGADAVGLEGRVGAIAPGAYADLLVLDLRVPELVPSWDPLWELVRLGNRDLIESVIVHGRLRVQKGQLVDADGDALLDLARETAERVVHSSPIVTVDPRASEHRIARTEATA, translated from the coding sequence ATGCCTGATCTGACGTCGCTGCACCGGCACACGACACTCGTCCGTCCCGAGCGCATCCTGCTGCCGTCCGGCCCCGTCTGCGATCACGCGGTACTGGTCGAGAACGGCATCATCACCGACGTCGGCCGGGTCGAGAAGTTCGCTGCCTGGGAGGGACAGACCATCGATCTGCCCGGCCGGATGCTCATGCCGGGCTTCATCGATGCGCACCACCACGTCACTCAGACGTTCGGCAAGTCGCTCGTGTTCGGTGAGCCGTCTGAGATCTTCCGTCGAGTGTGGGTTCCCATGGAGCGCAACATGGACGCCGAGGCCATCGACGTGGCAACCCGCCTCGCCGCGTGGGAGTCGATGCGCGGCGGCTTCACCACCGTCGCCGATGCCGGCACCCGTGCCACCGCCGACCTCTCCGTTGTGGCGACCGCCGTCTCGGACATGGGTCTGCGCTGCGTGCTCGGCGCCATCTGCAACGACCTGCAGGGTGAGACCCGCATCCCCCTCGATCAGGTCGAGACCGGCGCGCGCGAGCATCTCGCCCGATGGGACGGCGACGACCTGATCCACCCATCCCTTGCGATCTCGATCCCCGAGGCTGCAACCGACGAGGCGCTCGTCGCTGTCGCCCGGCTCTCGCGTGAAGCCGGTGTGCCCTTCCAGATGCACGTCAACGAGCACCTCGCCGCGATCGAGCGCTCGCTCGTCGCCACCGGCAAGCGTCCGATGGAGCGCCTGGCGGACATCGGCGCACTCGGCCCCGAGCTGCTCGCCGCCCATGCCACCATGCTGACCCCGCGTGAGATCCACCTGCTGCTCGACGCCGGAGGAGCCATCAGCTACAACCCCGTCGCGAGCGCATGGAAGGGCAACGCGGTCGCCCCCGCGCTGCTGATGCACGAACTGGGTGTGCGCATGGGGCTCGGAACCGACGGCACCCGCAGCGACGCCTTCCGCCTGCTCGACGCGGCCGAGTCTGCTCAGCGTCTCACCCACGCCCTCGCGACCGGCGACTCCTCCGCCGGCGGCGGCTGGACCTGGCTCGAGACCGGCCTGCAGGGTGGCGCCGACGCCGTCGGCCTCGAGGGTCGGGTGGGCGCGATTGCGCCCGGTGCCTATGCCGACCTGCTCGTGCTCGATCTGCGCGTACCCGAGCTCGTCCCCTCGTGGGATCCGCTGTGGGAGCTCGTGCGTCTCGGAAACCGCGACCTCATCGAGTCGGTCATCGTTCACGGCCGGCTTCGCGTGCAGAAGGGTCAGCTCGTCGACGCCGACGGCGACGCCCTGCTCGACCTCGCCCGCGAGACCGCCGAGCGGGTGGTGCACTCGTCCCCGATCGTCACCGTCGACCCCCGCGCCTCCGAGCACCGGATCGCTCGGACGGAAGCCACGGCATGA